The window GCAAAccatctctcttttctgctgtttaCTCGGTAATGGTTCCTCAGTGAAGTCAATGAAAATGTCTAATTTCACTAGGAGTGTTAGCAGAGCTTCAGGCTTCAGGCTATTGATTCCAAATTTTCGACTCCATTTCTCCAGAAATCTACAGACTAAGGCTGCTACCAGATAAACCTTGCAGGGATGTCACCTCTTCATGTgcatatttttctgttcctaaTTCTGTTGGAGTTTCACCTGTCTACAGTGGCTTTCTGGAGGTTTACAAGGTTTCACCATGTCTGCAACAGTGGTATCAAACCATCAGTTTTGGCATATGATCCAAAGACAGCTTCTTTGACTGCTTCTTGAAATTGGAAgttattgtggttttttttttttacagaactTCTCCCTGGTTTTGACCCCCTGCATAATCTACCCACCTACAACAGTACTTTCAATGtagaatataaaaaagaaactgaTGAGTATTTTCAGAGCAACACTTTTGTGTACTTCACTAGCAAATTGAAACACCCACCTAGTCAGAAAAGCAAGGTCTGTTTCAAAGACAACTTCTGAGATGAACGTGGCAGAACATCAACATTAGTTTAACCAAGAAAAGGTTCATCTTCATATTTTGGAACTTAACTATCTCAGAGACAAGGTTGGAATTCTTCCCCCTAGGCTTTGTGAAAACTCCTATCAGTGTGTTTGTACAGTTCTCTAGTACTTACACAGTGTTTATGTCTTGCTTCCATTAAAGTGCCTGAGGTACAGCTGCTGTAGGGAATAACCTTTaagttcatttttttgttttatcttctCAAGCTTGACACTGTGTTTGCCTGATCTGCCACCTTCCTCTTAAAAAGATATCTATAGTTCTAGTCTGAATAGAGTAAATGTTTGAGAAACTCTCTTCTGTATAGCCAAATCCTTCCACAGGACTAGAAGTTCATATTAAATTAAGGACACTTGAAGTTTATACCAAGTAAGTAGTGTAAAAAAACAACCTGCAGGCTTCAAGTTATAGCTACATGTAGGAGACATGATAATTATAATGAAATTATGCCCACTTGTGGAAGAAGACCCAAAGAGCCTGGCAATAAAAGGTCACTGCATTCTCCAGGCATGGAACTTCTTGAGtcagagaaaaaagatgaaCAGTAGGCTAACATGCCACCGAGTATTTTCTGAAAGCAACCTTCATTCTTCATGCTGGGTAAGACCCCTACCAAAAGACAGGAGGATGCAGCCACACAGTAACTCGGCTGCTGCTGACGATGATGAAGGTTTTGCACGAGGAGCTGCCACCACAGCATTTTAGCGGCGCCCTCACGTGGCTGAAGGACACATCACAGCCTGACCACGTACAACCATTCCGCCCTCAGGGCTTGGAAGCAAGGGATTCACCAGCCACATTCATAGACTTCAAAGAGTCTACCACACATCTGGtgtgttttcttcctgttcATAAAATTCCGTATCAGTCAAAATGTATCAAGATATAAATGGGAACATGCCAACAGTTCGTTAGGAGCCCActatgaattaaaaattatcatGCAGCTAAGGGTTATCCTTAcaaccaaaattattttggctGCTATTTAAATGAGGCTCAGATAAACTGAagatggagctcctggagcaggtccagaggatGGTGATGAAGACgatgaagggactggagcacctctcctatgaaaaatggctgagggagctgggtctGCTCAGTCTCAACAGGAGATGACTGAGAAGGGACCTCACCAATATCTATGGGTATCTGAAAGGAGGGAGCCAAAACGGTGGATCCAGGCACTGCTCAGTGGTGCAGAGCAATAGGACAAGCAGCAAAGAGCAGAAACTGCACAGGAAGttcaagaaaacacaaacaacaaTTCTATTGGTATGGAACACTGGTGGCATTTATGAAGTATGGGAAATTAAAAGGCATAAATATCAAGCTTCACAGATAAATCAGATTAACCCACAAGTCTGCTatctgcttaattttttttttttacctggcAACTTTTAGACTGAGTGCAGCAACTCCCCAGCTTGCTGGATGTGGACACTATAAGCAGTGAGTAAGCAGTGCTCTTTTTCCTATTaagcagcattaaaaattagtcaaaaatattattttatcatttccTAGGTTTAAATTTTCAGGTAATTAATTGTTGTAGTTGCCAAGAATAGATGATTGATGTGTGTTACATTTAAATCAGAAGAATACACAGCTCACAAAACAGAACTGGAATGAAAATATCTTCCATAATGTGAAACAGTTTGAAAATCTCTGACTTACCATAGACCACTGGATAGACAGTCCCCCTGATTCCAGAAGCTGGGCAATGCATGTTCTTGCcatttaaatatacatttaattCTACATGGTCATATGTAATGCCCTACAAAGTacagaaaattaacaaaaaaaaaagcatcaacaAGTTTATACACATAAGACTGCTACTTAGCTTTCTTAGCCATAGGCAGATTTTAACACCATTATGCAAACCACAGCATCCTCGAAAATCTCACTTGACATATCCTGCCAAGGACTAGAAGTTAATAAGTGACCAGTAAcatctgtattttcaaataCTCAGGATTCCTTAGTGCCCATTCCAACTGGGATGCAGCACAGTACTGCACAATACACTTCACATCTTACTGAGTTAACAGAACAAATTTCCAAACTTCACCACATTAAAGAAACACAAGATGTTCAATGATTTTGAGTATGAGAAGGAGTATTGCAATCTTCTTGTTTGTACCTTCTCCCTGTAATAACTTTAATAAATAATGATGCCAGGAACCAAGTTCACCCTTCCATACCTCCATATGGAAACCTCTCTCAGCTCATTtactctgctggcagcagcagaccGTGGTTTCACACACAACGCTATAAATATGCTGACCACAGGGCAGAAGGCAAACACTAACAAGATAGTAACTTACTCATCTGTTAGCTAAAGGACTTTCCTCACTGCTTTGCTATGTCTGACTGTGACAATTTGTGAGCTCATGCAGGACttcaaaaatttgttttcatgaCAGAACAAAATAACTTGATACTTATGGAAATGAGGAAGTTAGCAGTAACACATCAGTTGTGTTTTTTGTGATTAGCTGAAGCTGTTCAGATCATACTAGTTCAGGAAAGCCTGAAACAAACTGCAACCCTTCAAAAAACAATTTCAGAAGGGGATTAAAAGACCAGTATTGTATCTGAGGGTTAAGGGTGGAGTTATCACCCCTAGCTGTTTGCAGCTTCTAAAGATGGCATTTCTAACCATGGCTATATAGAGGCGAGTTACCCAGTGTGAAAAAGAAGGGGGGATAAATGGTCTCAATTTCATTGCATTGCTCTcatgtatttttgaaaatacCTAAGAGGACATGGAGAAAATGACAGTACTAAAAAACCAACACTTTGAACAAAGTCACTTAAGGATGTTTTGAGAAACCTGAAATAGTAAggtacaaaaaattaaaattttccctCAATCATTTTTCCAGGGAACATTACCCCCCCCCCACTCAATATCCCCTACAAACTACAAAAGTGTGgctaaaaatacaattaatttaTCACCCAGGACccatctctgccctgctctgtcttTCTAATCATTAACCAGTTAGCTAAGGGTTCTTGAGTTCAGCTGGGCATGGTGCATAGACATGTAATGCATTCCAGCACATTATTTGTTCAGGCAGATCCCATCTCAAACAACATAAGATCCTCGTGATGGGAATGGTCAGTCAGGTAGATACTGAAATAGAGCACCAGAAACTAATTCTCAAACCCTGGTCAAGTCCATCCCTAATCAGGAACCTATCAATACCAAGAATGAAGTCCACCCATGTCCAGGCTGCTGATTCATTCAGAGATAACAGGAATTTATATCCCAGCACTTTCCAAACTGAAAGATGCAAACTGAACAATTTGGCTTAAAACAGAGCTGTAAATAAGAAGCATTTAGGTGAGGAAGTAAGAAAGCCTTAAGAAACTCACCACCACATCACCCTCCTGAGGAAGGCTGTTTGCTGGTAGCCTATTTTTCTCCTCATTGTTATAGTAGAGAGCTCCATCATTTCTTATCACCAGACTGTGGACATCTCGACCAAGTGGAATTTGATTCAAGTTTGCTTTCTGGGTTGCAACTCCTATACCCCAAATCCCTAAAATGTGATATTAacacagtaagaaaaaaaccatGTTATTTTGAAGACTGACTGAAGCAGGACAGCATaaagaatttgttttctaaCTAATGCCATGATGGTACTACCAGTAGGTATCTCCTATTGTGGGTTAGCTCTGGCAGCTAAGCACCATGCAACCAGTCATTCTCTTCCCCCAGCCCACTCAGGCCCTTGTGGaatggagaaagagaaaaggaagagtaAAACCAAGAAAACTTGCGGCTACagataaaaattgtttaataaataaagcagaagTTAAAGAGACAACAAGACAAAAGTGATGCAATGGCAATCACTCACCACCTCCCAGGGATAGACTGATGCCCAGCCAATTCCCAAGTAAAAGATGGCTAATCTCCCTAAATCCCCTCCTCTCCCATTTATTCCTGAACAAGACAGGTGCTATGTGGTATGGAATATCTTGTTGGCTACTTTGGGTCATCCACCTGATTCTATCCCCTCACAAGCTCTTATGCAACCCCAATCGTACTCACTGGAGGGGCAGAGTGAGAAACAGTCAAGGTTTTGGtgctgtgcaagccctgctcagcaattgCTAAAGTATTAGTGTGTTACCAGTATTCTTTTGTTATCAGTATTGCTTTGGTGACAAATCTAAAACACACAACCACAGGATACAAGATAATTAACCCCATCCTGAGCAGACCCAGCACAAGTAGCCACAGGAAACTGAAGACAAACAGCATCTATCTTGAAAATGAAGGATCTCTGAGAAAGAGAATTGTAACCACTCAGCTTAACTTTCATCCCCAGAAAAATATTGAATACAAACTCTGAGGCTGTAGGTGGatacaaaaattaaatccaaCTAGCATGGATTTGTAAAcaacaaattttcctttttcagctaGTTAGACCAGTcttatggaaaaaaagaaagtgttaATATTACAGACCTAGATTTGGTAATAATTTTGAAACTCATACAACACTGAAATAGTCAAATGATGAAAACATGGTCTAGACAGTTACAGCAATATGAAGGCACGAGTGGTTAGAAAACTATTCCAGGATTACTCATCAGTAGCACCCTGTCAAATCAAAAAAGATGACTCAAGCGGGGTTTGAGGTTTTGCATTGAATGCACAAGGTCAGATACTGCTGTGTATTACCATCAATTACTTGCATAACATGACAATGTGTTGATGAAACGTGCTGCCAATCCCAGCCTGACAGGACTGCAAGCTCTTGAGAGGTTTAAAGTGACTAACTAGTTAGAGATAAAGCAAGTGcatctgtttttatttaaatatgaagAAGAGCAGGTAAGTAGGAACAGTAAGTGGCACAAATACAGCAGTGGCTTGGTAAGCAGTTCACAGACCACTTGCTGAGCGTGAGTGTGCTCTACTGATGTGGAAAACTTCTGGATGTGTGGCATGTATGAAACAGATGAGGTAAtctactgctgctgcagctgaagcagaacaTCCATTTTAAGCACTGTACCTCAAGATAAATTAGGCTGACTAAAGATATTGTAgaagaaacaacaaaatcaaTCAAAAGTGTAAAAATTTTATCTATAAGgtgataatgaaaaaaaaaacccaacaaactgGGACTTTTTAGTCTAGAGAAGACTAAAATGAGGCAAATATGtaaaaaacttattttcaaaAGATGAAACTGTAGAATAATTTATTCTAACAGCAAGAATGAAAAAGTAGGAGCGTGATTCGACTTCAAAAACTTTACAATAGTCAGGGTGACCCCACAGATAACCTCTAATTGACTGTGGAGGGATAAAGTAAATCTTAGATTTCCAGAAGTAAGTCTTCCACAGTTCTCCTGCCTTGGGGCACAGGAATAGAGGAAAAAAGGCTCACAGGAACCAGGAGAGTTTATCTCCCATGTTTCTCAAGTGTTAAGAACATGGATAGACTATCTGTCTGAATAATGACCATAGATGAACAACACCTGCAATGGATTCTTCCCaaaaaaaggataataaaaCTGCCAAGTTGAATTGGATATGGGCTTACATGTAGCTCAAAAATAACCAGCTAGCTGGACTGCAAGGTGTTGTGGGCAGATCTGTGTACATGCTGCCTGCACTCTGACCCACCTGAGGGCAAACAATTCTTATCCAAGAAATTTCAGCATCAAGCTCCAGTTGACACATAAGGCCTGCCTCAGGACTAACActtcccttcttcttccctccccacacacacTTCAGGAAAGCACAGCTTCATTTTCAGAGTGTCTGctagcagcttttaaaaatacaggctGACTTTTCATGCCAGAATGCAGGCAAGCCTGGAGTGCTCTCTGTAGTAGTGAAGCTGACTGTATTTGTAGGAGCAAATAAAGGAACAAGGAGCTGAAAGGCTCCTCTGGATAAGGCAGTGTCAGAGTAAGTGCTACACACTTGATCTGAAGAGCAAAAGGTAGCACAAGGAGTATTACCTTTGCTTGGGCGAACTGTGCCTGCTAAGTGCAAATGAGGGTAGACAAACAGATACAAATATCACTGGATAAACTGCACTCCTTAAAAAATACTCCATAGCTACAGTGTTTTATGTGGTCATAAGCATTtattgaggaaaaataatttctaaaatatgCCACCTGAAAAACATGCCTATAACAGCATACAGAACAATGTGGGGGCTTAGTATTTCCACTCCTTCAGTAATACCcttactattatttttaatattttagagtcagaattaaaaaagaaaaaaaagaaatttcctttCACACAGTAACTTACAAATCTCTCTAACGTTCACAAGTTCAAGGATGCAATTAGAAACATGCATGTGCTGAGCTTTTGAGATACTGCCACCAGCAGGCAATATAACACACCTCCCAAGTTTAAAGTTGTGTATTTTTTGCTGACTAACCTGTGGACTGGATTTTAAACTCAAAATAACTCTTGTTCTGATGCAAAGGTGCATTTGCTAAGCATCCTCCTGTGCCACATATTCTTCTGCCATTTTTAACAATGACGACATCCGTTCctgcaaatagaaaaaaagaaacccacagaacttcaaaacatttttagaaaCCTGAAAGCAGCCCTCAAAAGCCCTAAATATTGAGACCAGGATTTGTTACTTCTGCCCCAAGTAAAAGCTTTATTAGTCTGTGTGAAATATGATGATGGGCCGTGCTTTAAAGCAAGAGAAGGAAGGTTGTTTACAGGCTAGTCCATCTTTCCACtagggtttatttatttaaaatctatAAGCTGATCTAATTTTCACCTCTCGGGCTTTATGGCACCATGCTGATTATCACCTTTGCTTTAGCCACATCAAAAGCATAACTTACAATTTAGTCAGAAAGGGTTCACTGTGAGACCAAAGCCCTGTACTCTGTTCTCTAACATCCGACAAAAAGCATTCTGcaacaagaaggaaaagcatATCGGGTAGAAATGATTGATGATGGAATTGCAAGGTGTTTAGTTAGTCTCTGAAATATTAGAAATGTGCCTGCCaatacagagaggaaaaaattctctGCTAAGCTTTCCTTCTCCATTGGAGCACTTCATGGCCAAGCACACGGGAGGCTGTGGCTAACAATTGTGCCCGAGCACCGGACCGCACCTattcctccccagctctctcccggctctgctgctgctggcccagatCCCCTCTGTCCTCAGCAAAGCCCGGGCACGGTTCTGTGGACAGCTCATGCTAAGGGTAATCCCCAAAAGAGCAGCAGGGTAAGACTCTGCAAGGCCTGGCTCCTTCTCCATCTCCACTGCCGTAACTGGAGGTGGAGTCTCCGGCCCTGGAGATGTTTAAGgaaaggctggatgtggcattAAGTGCCCTGGTCCGGCTGACGTGGTGGCGTTGGGGCACAGGTGGGACCCGATGACCGCAGaactcttttccagcctcaccGATCCCGCGGTTCTGCGAGCTCAGCCCCTCGGCTCTGAACCAGCCGTGCCCACCCTGCCACGGCAGCCCCGCCGAGCAGCCTGCCGCCCTCGGCCTCCTCACGCACTCACTGCGCCCACCAACTTCAGTTAAACACGAACTGCTTCAAACCACACCCAAACCACGCTTCCTCGGTTTAAAAACCTGCCAATTCCTGCTAAAGAAGCAGCCCCAAGGCGACTTTCCCAGCGGTTACCCCCCGCGCCGTGCTCCGGGGCTGcggccctgcctgccagggagcCGCCCGCCGGCGGCAGCGCCCCTGCCCCGCTCACCCATGCGCTGCGTGTCCAGGTGCACGGCCGGCATCTCCTTGAGCGGGATGTGCCCGGCGCCGCCATCCCGGcaccaggagaagcagcagaacacGGAGGCGGCCATGGCCGGCCGCACCCCCCGCACCGCGCAGGCGCAACGGCCGCCGCCGcacggccccgccccgccgcgaCATGGCGGGCGGGGAGCGCCGCGCCGAGCGCGGGCtaaagtgaaattaaattaaattaggggaaaaaaaaaaaaaatcaacattagCGTCCCGTCCTTCCTCTGGAAATTAAAATCTAGTGGACAACGAGTGCAACTGCTGATCTTTTTTTCCCGCAGCTGTCGCCGTGGCGTGAGGCGGCCGGCGCCGCCTCCTAAAGGACGTATTGTACGTATGGACATACATATAAAGTATCTATGCATAATGTACATGCATAAATGTATctatgcatatatacatatataaaaaaagagGGCACTGATTATGATGGGCAGGTGGTAGGTATGGCATCAGCGAACCTCACCTGTGGAAAGGGACTCCTTCATGGAAATTTACTGCTCAGTTATTCCTGGCACCGAGTAACAAGAACCCCGTTTATTTTAtgtccttttaaattttttccccctccacctttctcttttttaatttttggaaaaCTCAGATATGGCTGACTGAAATGAAAGGTTCACACAACCGGGCCTGCAGGTGCAGCTGAGAGTTGCGCTCTCTCCTTCTTTTCTAGACCTCTGCCCTTCCATCTCCGAGTCTTAATCCCGAGTGTTTGAAGAAGTACACTTTGCTCCTAGAGTACTTCTTCATGTGCTCAAAACCTCTCCTAAATTTACTCAAATTCAACTGCTATGACTGCTACACTGTGCTGTCACTGCACTTactattttgttgttttgaggcCAGCTTTGTGTCCCTCTCACAGAGGTGGAATACATACCATCTAATAAAAAAGCTGTAACATATCTTGTGGTCTCTGGGTTACATGAGCATTTCCACGTCTATTTCTGCATTCATATTGCACACACAGCATCCAGAGCAGGACCCACAAACTGGGCTCCAACAAACACAGTAAATATTGATAACATGGCTGTGGAAGCCTACCTGTGCCcacttcacatttttatttatctacagaaaaatataaaataaatgtggcATGGGCTGCTGACGTAGAATGTTTTGCAGATAGCaggtaattttattattttcatctgAAGGCTTCTTTGTCTCCAAACCAGTTTGGAGTGAAATTGTTTCTCATTATTTCAATGTATTATTATGTGGCATTTCACCTAGAAGGCTCCCTTAACATTTTATTACACTATGAAGTATGATGTAAGTAATGTAACCCATGTGGTACTATGTTATCTGTCTTGTGGGGGCCAGGGGGTTAATCCAGATATTCAGAAATCCTTGTTAAAATAAACTTTCATAGCCACAAATCTCTTACTGGTCTGGATGGGCTGTATCAGTCACACTTACCCCCTTTTACTTGAAACATGAGGTGAAGTGCTGTCTTTCTCAAAATCGTGCCTAAAACCAATCTGATTTTAAGAGCAGCTTTAAAatgttcttccttttttttattgtacTTACTGTTACAGCCCATAAACATTTGGGGTCAAGAGCTCACTTCCTTAAAATATGCCAAATGGGATTAGTCTTGAACTTCCAAGAAGTAAATATTAGGTGGAAACTgatgtttatttatttcatatggAGGGCATCGGGATTCTTACTGGTAGCTTGTTGTTCACAAATTTAGTCTCATTTAAGTCACTGTGGGATTTTTATTGCCTGTGGGTTTGTTACAGTAAATGCTAAAAGATAGACGttaatatagttttaaaaataaaaaaaaaaaaaagaaaatgaaaacttagCTAGAGATTTAAGCTCTAAATGACTTTCTTGAAGGATGAGGTGAACAGTTGCAGCAAGATAGCACTGTATTTGTAAATGTGCTTGTCAGGCTGTTTATAGAGTGTGTGAGCACCAAAAGCTTTACAGTGCACAAAGAAGTGCCCCAAAGAAATGAAGATCTCGCCTTCAATATTTGGAAGTATAATTGTGCTTGGTAATCAAGGGTTAATTCAGCTTCTGCCTTACTTGAATGTTCATTTCTTTCACTTGGGGTGGCCAAGTATTTTAGACCCTCCCACACTGGATGCAAAATTATGCTCAGCATGCCTAGACATGTTTGCTGCTTGCAGTGTTTTAACTTTATTTCCTTGAACAGTAGCAGCAGAAACATTTTGTCTGGGAACCATGCTAGTAGAACACAACCACTCCCATCCATTTCACAAATGCAGACTTATTTGGAGGACCTGCTGAAGGAAAATGATGGTCAttgatttgttttattctctgGCTTAGAGCTTCATTCACGAAATACAACTGTCTCTCATTAGCCCTGCAAAGTACATCTACTGGCTTCAGACAAGTGTGTTTCAGAAAGGTTCCCTGAT is drawn from Zonotrichia leucophrys gambelii isolate GWCS_2022_RI chromosome 1, RI_Zleu_2.0, whole genome shotgun sequence and contains these coding sequences:
- the SPRYD7 gene encoding SPRY domain-containing protein 7; protein product: MAASVFCCFSWCRDGGAGHIPLKEMPAVHLDTQRMGTDVVIVKNGRRICGTGGCLANAPLHQNKSYFEFKIQSTGIWGIGVATQKANLNQIPLGRDVHSLVIRNDGALYYNNEEKNRLPANSLPQEGDVVGITYDHVELNVYLNGKNMHCPASGIRGTVYPVVYVDDSAILDCQFSEFYHTPPPGFEKILFEQQIF